A window from Canis aureus isolate CA01 chromosome 23, VMU_Caureus_v.1.0, whole genome shotgun sequence encodes these proteins:
- the SMCO4 gene encoding single-pass membrane and coiled-coil domain-containing protein 4, translating to MDKHLFQLPRSACVREALLMVQLMAVRPGEAEGLGHSHSSSQRRFGAKAGEVWPFLPDPLRRTLLASLRQDAAAQRQAQEGNVQGQEGAEAGHAGGPAADHHGGAAHAGRGRAADRGVRVRGHAPRHHRMSAGGLPQQAAEAREGEGKRKMAFVFRDFPNAEL from the exons ATGGACAAGCACCTTTTCCAACTGCCACGGTCAGCCTGTGTGAGAGAAGCCCTTCTGATGGTTCAGCTGATGGCGGTGAGGCCCGGTGAGGCTGAGGGACTCGGCCACAGCCATTCATCCAGTCAGAG GAGGTTCGGTGCCAAGGCCGGAGAAGTGTGGCCCTTCCTTCCAGACCCTCTCCGACGCACCCTCCTAGCATCACTCAGGCAAGATGCGGCAGCTCAAAGGCAAGCCCAAGAAGGAAACGTCCAAGGACAAGAAGGAGCGGAagcaggccatgcaggaggcccgGCAGCAGATCACCACGGTGGTGCTGCCCACGCTGGCCGTGGTCGTGCTGCTGATCGTGGTGTTCGTGTACGTGGCCACGCGCCCCGCCATCACCGAATGAGCGCTGGGGGACTTCCCCAGCAGGCAGCAGAGGCCCGGGAGggggaaggcaaaagaaagatgGCCTTCGTGTTCAGAGATTTTCCTAATGCTGAGCTCTGA